In Gemmobacter sp. 24YEA27, a genomic segment contains:
- a CDS encoding amino acid permease produces MAQEQQTEHVGLARVLGPAHVWALGVGIVLVGEYMGWNFAVGKGGAYAALIACWFAGILYSCVAMIDSEVTSTVAAAGGQYTQAKHIVGPLMAFNVGLYLVFAYTMLEAANAITVGFLVDTVATMSGHSGVLDQRPFIILAIMFLAWLNYRGVLATLTFNLVITAIAFSAVIILFLATSGIFTTSPLQHAELMSGPASLPYGWLGILAAMHFGLWYYLGIEGTTQAAEEVRSPARSLPFGTLAGVMTLAIAATLTWYVCSGLMPWEYLGQAGVPLFDAARLSGSTFLMVLLGIGTLFATLASANGCINDASRAWFAMGRDRYLPGWFGAVHPRYRTPYRAIIFLVPIALIFALGAPIDQVITFSILSGLLGYTFMPLNIILFRRKWPLDSIKRGYEHPFHPVPAFVLLALCGTTFFAVFLGYGTQLVAMIAFYIVVSLWFHFWRYRFVNRGAQFTMPWPKPRGY; encoded by the coding sequence ATGGCACAGGAACAACAAACCGAACATGTCGGCCTTGCCCGCGTTCTTGGCCCCGCCCATGTCTGGGCGCTCGGGGTCGGCATCGTGCTGGTGGGCGAATATATGGGCTGGAATTTCGCGGTCGGAAAGGGCGGTGCCTATGCGGCGCTGATCGCCTGCTGGTTCGCAGGCATTCTCTACAGCTGCGTTGCGATGATCGATTCCGAGGTCACCTCGACGGTCGCGGCTGCCGGCGGCCAATATACCCAGGCCAAGCATATCGTCGGCCCGCTGATGGCCTTCAATGTGGGCCTTTATCTCGTCTTCGCCTATACGATGCTTGAGGCGGCGAATGCGATCACGGTGGGCTTCCTCGTCGATACGGTGGCCACGATGTCAGGCCATTCCGGCGTGCTGGATCAGCGGCCGTTCATCATCCTGGCGATCATGTTCCTCGCCTGGCTGAACTATCGCGGCGTGCTGGCAACGCTGACCTTCAACCTTGTCATCACCGCCATCGCCTTCTCGGCAGTGATCATCCTGTTCCTCGCGACTTCGGGCATCTTCACCACCAGCCCGTTGCAACATGCGGAACTGATGAGCGGCCCCGCCTCCCTGCCCTATGGCTGGCTTGGCATCCTGGCGGCGATGCATTTCGGGCTTTGGTATTACCTCGGGATCGAGGGCACCACCCAGGCCGCTGAAGAAGTGCGTTCACCGGCGCGGTCGCTGCCCTTCGGCACGCTTGCCGGGGTGATGACCCTGGCGATTGCGGCCACGCTGACCTGGTATGTCTGCTCCGGCCTGATGCCCTGGGAGTATCTTGGCCAGGCCGGGGTGCCGCTGTTTGACGCCGCGCGGCTGTCGGGATCGACCTTCCTGATGGTGCTGTTGGGCATCGGCACGCTGTTCGCGACGCTGGCCTCGGCCAATGGCTGTATCAATGACGCGAGCCGCGCCTGGTTCGCGATGGGGCGCGACCGCTATCTGCCCGGCTGGTTCGGGGCGGTGCATCCGCGCTATCGCACCCCGTATCGCGCGATCATCTTCCTGGTGCCGATCGCGCTGATCTTCGCCCTTGGTGCACCGATCGATCAGGTGATCACCTTCTCGATCCTTTCAGGATTGCTCGGCTATACTTTCATGCCGCTGAACATCATCCTGTTCCGCCGCAAATGGCCGCTCGATTCGATCAAGCGCGGCTATGAGCATCCGTTCCATCCGGTGCCGGCTTTCGTGCTGCTTGCGCTGTGTGGCACCACCTTCTTCGCGGTGTTCCTCGGTTATGGCACCCAGCTTGTGGCGATGATTGCCTTCTATATCGTCGTCTCGCTGTGGTTCCACTTCTGGCGCTACCGCTTCGTCAACCGGGGCGCGCAGTTCACCATGCCCTGGCCGAAACCGCGTGGTTACTGA
- a CDS encoding GNAT family N-acetyltransferase produces MTATISEEHPLTPDLALLFDRHTADMHAQTPPESIYMMDKSALAAADARFFVLREAGTPLAMGALKRITPDHAEIKSMHVLSEARGRGLSSQMLAHLIAAAQGDGYGRLSLETGREEIFTPARRLYEKAGFTECEAFGDYSHDPNSLYMTRAL; encoded by the coding sequence ATGACCGCGACCATTTCCGAAGAACACCCGCTCACGCCCGATCTGGCGCTGCTGTTTGACCGCCATACCGCTGATATGCACGCTCAGACCCCGCCCGAGAGCATCTATATGATGGATAAATCGGCGCTGGCGGCGGCAGATGCGCGGTTTTTCGTGCTGCGCGAGGCCGGGACGCCCCTGGCGATGGGCGCACTGAAACGGATCACGCCGGATCATGCCGAGATCAAATCCATGCATGTGCTTTCCGAGGCGCGCGGGCGTGGGCTGTCCTCACAGATGCTCGCGCATCTGATCGCGGCGGCGCAGGGGGATGGCTACGGGCGGCTCTCGCTGGAAACCGGGCGCGAAGAGATTTTCACCCCGGCAAGGCGGCTTTATGAAAAGGCCGGGTTCACCGAATGCGAGGCCTTTGGCGATTACAGCCATGACCCGAATTCGCTTTATATGACGCGCGCGCTGTAA
- the speB gene encoding agmatinase, producing MTRILHEPVDASRVPRFAGRPSFMRLPTPDTPEGLDIALVGIPWDGGTTNRAGARHGPREVRNQSSLMRRGHHVSGVIPYELVSVADVGDIEVQPIDLMAALAQIEAGIAAICAAGALPLSVGGDHLTTLPVLRAIHKARGEGPLGLVQFDAHSDTNDRYFGDNLYTHGTPFRRAIEEGILDPQKIVQIGIRGSVYAADEHQWAKDHGIRIIYIEEADRLGPQGVVDEVHRILGDTPCYVTFDIDGIDPSMAPGTGTPEIGGFTTREAQTMVRGLAGLNIRGADVVEVSPPFDIGGLTALTGATILFELLCVISAGLKR from the coding sequence ATGACCCGCATCCTCCATGAACCCGTCGATGCCTCCCGGGTGCCGCGTTTCGCAGGTCGGCCGAGCTTTATGCGGTTGCCCACCCCGGACACACCCGAGGGCCTTGATATCGCGCTGGTCGGCATCCCCTGGGATGGCGGCACCACCAACCGCGCCGGCGCCCGCCATGGCCCGCGCGAGGTCCGCAACCAGTCAAGCCTGATGCGGCGCGGCCATCATGTCTCGGGCGTGATCCCCTATGAGCTGGTCTCGGTGGCGGATGTCGGCGATATCGAAGTGCAGCCCATCGACCTGATGGCGGCGCTCGCGCAGATCGAGGCGGGGATTGCCGCGATCTGTGCGGCGGGGGCGCTGCCCTTGTCGGTCGGGGGCGACCATCTGACGACGCTGCCGGTCCTGCGTGCGATCCATAAGGCGCGGGGGGAAGGGCCGCTGGGCCTTGTGCAGTTCGATGCCCATTCCGACACCAATGACCGCTATTTCGGCGACAATCTCTACACCCATGGCACCCCTTTCCGCCGTGCCATCGAAGAGGGGATCCTCGACCCGCAGAAGATCGTGCAGATCGGCATTCGCGGCTCGGTCTATGCCGCTGATGAACATCAGTGGGCGAAAGACCATGGCATCCGCATCATCTATATCGAGGAGGCCGACCGGCTTGGCCCACAAGGTGTGGTGGATGAAGTGCATCGCATCCTGGGCGACACGCCCTGCTATGTCACCTTTGACATTGACGGGATCGACCCCTCGATGGCGCCCGGCACCGGCACGCCCGAGATCGGCGGCTTCACCACCCGCGAGGCTCAGACCATGGTGCGCGGCCTTGCCGGCCTGAACATCAGGGGCGCGGATGTGGTCGAGGTATCTCCGCCTTTCGATATCGGCGGGCTGACAGCGCTGACCGGTGCAACAATTCTCTTCGAACTTCTCTGCGTGATTTCGGCCGGCCTGAAGCGCTGA
- a CDS encoding diguanylate cyclase, whose translation MKASTAPAGSQPATVLVVDDDRLNRVALAELLQPDFRVLMARDGPSGLEILTREAVNLVLLDVSMPGMDGYDVLRAIRAAEHTSNLPVIFITGRSDATDEERGLLLGAADFVHKPIRPAIVRARVMTHLRLARQRNEMEALASLDGLTGIANRRCFDATMDRVARQTTRSSDVFGIALFDVDHFKQYNDHYGHGAGDQALRTVAVTLTRFARRAGELAARYGGEEFVLLLPGCSDLEEVMNSFRQSVADARIPHERSETSDWLTVSGGGVVVPAVALAQSRDSLALADQLLYRAKAGAGTGSWCNGPEPYVLAATIIRPKPCQDGGCRHFTAARPDWESCAHRAPGAELIGRAIPQIWPQCAPHSSS comes from the coding sequence ATGAAAGCGTCGACCGCCCCGGCAGGTTCTCAGCCCGCGACGGTTCTGGTCGTCGATGACGACCGGCTGAACCGCGTCGCGCTGGCAGAGCTGTTGCAGCCAGATTTCCGGGTGCTGATGGCCCGGGACGGACCATCAGGGCTCGAGATCCTGACGCGTGAGGCGGTGAACCTCGTCTTGCTGGATGTCTCTATGCCCGGGATGGACGGCTATGATGTGTTGCGCGCCATTCGCGCAGCGGAACATACCAGCAATCTTCCGGTGATCTTCATCACCGGCAGGTCAGATGCCACGGATGAAGAGCGCGGGCTGCTGCTGGGCGCCGCCGATTTCGTGCATAAGCCCATTCGCCCGGCCATTGTTCGCGCCAGGGTCATGACGCATCTGCGACTGGCCCGTCAACGCAACGAGATGGAGGCGCTCGCCTCGCTGGATGGCCTGACCGGCATCGCCAATCGGCGTTGCTTTGACGCAACCATGGATCGCGTGGCTCGCCAGACCACGCGAAGCAGTGATGTTTTCGGCATCGCCCTGTTCGATGTCGACCATTTCAAGCAATATAATGATCACTACGGCCATGGCGCCGGGGATCAGGCCTTGCGCACTGTGGCGGTCACTCTGACCAGATTCGCCCGGCGCGCCGGTGAGCTGGCGGCCCGATACGGTGGCGAAGAGTTTGTCTTGCTGCTCCCGGGCTGCTCTGACCTGGAGGAGGTGATGAACAGCTTCCGCCAGAGCGTTGCAGATGCCAGGATCCCCCATGAACGCTCAGAGACCTCGGACTGGCTGACGGTCAGCGGGGGCGGCGTTGTGGTCCCTGCGGTTGCGCTGGCGCAATCCCGCGATTCGCTGGCACTGGCGGATCAGTTGCTCTACCGCGCCAAAGCCGGGGCCGGAACCGGGTCATGGTGCAACGGGCCTGAGCCTTACGTTCTTGCCGCGACCATTATCCGCCCGAAGCCGTGCCAGGACGGTGGTTGCCGGCACTTCACAGCTGCGCGCCCCGATTGGGAGTCCTGCGCGCATCGCGCCCCCGGGGCGGAGCTGATCGGGCGCGCGATACCCCAGATTTGGCCGCAATGCGCTCCGCACAGCTCAAGCTGA
- a CDS encoding response regulator, translating to MRVRLPGWITQPTLRMSIIAILLVVLLPTLGVVAMALLNVGQSFRTLSEQRLLETAHILARTTESEISVTGRLLHAIRSGQGQNGNEVAPGVSILPNREEEGTYKLFTLRRDATGKIIAPEFSEAEVARLVLQAAESGRMQVSNLLPPRFDDDQPRVAIAYPEAAPEGAMADGGQLIHVVAVTDHPSSLLHSLTDDSMGESNAVLAITDGTGRLLARSVDGDRMLGRKVPDWEQLTAMGAESGSFRATTMEGRAIMFSFQKIPNTPGWVAVVGEPLVTFDARWEHPIRSMILMSVGTIAVALLLALVLVRGLLQPIHDLAQRSDKIARVGGTSDEASVSIPPARIREFETLRRSLELADRKMRGRLAESRAAEAASRANLDAMERAERLARIGSWTLDLASGRFRFSEMMAEMNGRSTKDLVTVEDLKRMMPEADFNRVSDAIARCLETGESYTVDVQHYTSGGGTFAAEIRGGVLHDEAGAISGLSGTVQDVSEREASRAQMTAIADSLPNGAIYRLDFLTPELGLTGETVTRKEMRFSYVSAGIDALIGIPHDALIRDPSLFIEAVHPEDRARYLETSRLATASGTNFECEFRLIRPDGEVIWIQVRSAPRASEAGRIWDGIILDVTPAHKAAEALRRAKEDAEAAEHAKSDFLATMSHEIRTPMNSVIGMTRLALQTQLDPKQRAYLGKINDSANVLMGIINDILDFSKIEAGGMVLEKSVFRLESVLESVASVTALKAEEKALEFTFVVAPGTAQYWRGDSLRLAQVLTNLVSNAVKFTSDGDVVVSICALPEAPAGVHQLFFTVRDTGIGLSQDQIGGLFRPFSQGDSDTARKFGGTGLGLAISRRIVELMGGTIWVESRPGHGSTFCFTVELEPAAPEIVPGSLMQISASLGTRRVLIVDDNETARVALSEIVDSFGMDSVAVDSGEAALRLLHRTQTGDEPFDIVLSDWRMPGMDGLELARAIRSDAQLVNMPAVLMVTAYGHQLVMAEATRIGLQGVLLKPVTRSMILNTFMEVLSVAPVDGFNRAPEPKITENTDLKRILGGRKILVVDDNALNREVVGEFLDLVGVVVTTAENGSEAIARMKEHRFDAVLMDVHMPVMNGLEAIREIRRSPEWSNLPVVALTAQARVEDERESIAAGMSAHLTKPLDEQALFRMLCDLITATDAGEESAPSPGSHPSAAPAPALPEYRADLSKLLRRFGGSRDRLLRFINGFLRDFGDMAERFAEMNVETDITRIAEFSHRVKGVVGYVEAESLFAMSGTVETAARQGDIGGVQAVSEHFRQLMAECVAGLRQLAAEMQAEPVQAGAAGLSAQEAWEQLEITLPLVAAGDFAARANLHALAEGLTDTHLRKQVRFGLEQFEDLELGPAIVTLRGVSDALATTMRRTDA from the coding sequence ATGAGAGTTCGTCTGCCAGGCTGGATCACCCAACCGACACTCAGAATGTCGATCATCGCAATCCTGTTGGTCGTGCTCCTGCCGACCCTGGGCGTCGTTGCAATGGCCTTGCTGAATGTCGGACAATCCTTCCGGACCCTGTCAGAGCAACGGCTGCTGGAAACCGCGCATATTCTCGCGCGCACGACTGAAAGCGAGATCAGCGTCACCGGGCGGCTGCTGCATGCGATCCGCAGCGGACAGGGCCAGAACGGCAACGAGGTAGCGCCGGGCGTCTCGATCCTGCCCAACCGCGAAGAAGAGGGCACCTATAAGCTTTTCACCCTGCGGCGTGATGCCACCGGCAAGATCATCGCACCAGAGTTCAGCGAAGCCGAGGTCGCCCGACTGGTATTGCAGGCCGCCGAGAGCGGCAGAATGCAGGTCTCAAACCTGCTGCCTCCACGGTTTGACGACGACCAGCCCCGGGTGGCAATCGCTTATCCTGAAGCCGCTCCCGAAGGCGCGATGGCGGATGGCGGGCAGCTGATCCATGTTGTCGCGGTCACCGACCACCCGTCCAGCCTGCTCCACTCGTTGACTGATGACAGCATGGGAGAGAGCAATGCCGTGCTGGCGATCACCGATGGCACCGGGCGGCTGCTGGCGCGCTCGGTCGATGGCGACCGTATGCTGGGGCGCAAAGTGCCCGACTGGGAACAGCTGACGGCCATGGGCGCCGAAAGCGGCAGCTTCCGGGCGACCACGATGGAGGGTCGCGCCATCATGTTCTCGTTCCAGAAGATCCCGAATACCCCGGGATGGGTTGCCGTGGTCGGCGAGCCGCTGGTCACATTCGATGCCCGCTGGGAACACCCGATCCGCTCGATGATCCTTATGTCGGTGGGAACGATCGCAGTGGCACTGCTGCTGGCACTGGTGCTGGTGCGTGGTCTGCTGCAGCCGATTCACGATCTTGCGCAGCGATCCGATAAGATCGCGCGCGTCGGCGGTACCTCGGATGAGGCCTCCGTCAGCATCCCACCTGCCCGTATCCGTGAATTCGAAACGCTGCGGCGCAGCCTTGAACTGGCCGACCGTAAAATGCGCGGGCGGCTTGCAGAAAGCCGCGCCGCAGAGGCAGCCTCGCGCGCCAATCTCGACGCGATGGAGCGGGCGGAGCGACTTGCAAGGATCGGCTCCTGGACGCTGGATCTTGCCAGCGGCAGATTCCGCTTTTCGGAAATGATGGCCGAAATGAACGGCCGGTCCACCAAAGACCTGGTCACGGTGGAAGATCTGAAACGGATGATGCCCGAAGCGGATTTCAACCGGGTAAGCGATGCCATTGCCCGCTGCCTTGAAACCGGCGAGTCCTATACCGTGGATGTGCAGCATTACACATCCGGTGGCGGCACTTTCGCGGCTGAGATCCGCGGCGGCGTGCTGCACGACGAGGCCGGTGCCATCTCTGGTCTCAGCGGCACCGTCCAGGATGTCAGCGAGCGCGAGGCGTCCCGCGCCCAGATGACCGCCATCGCCGACAGCCTGCCCAATGGGGCAATCTACCGGCTCGATTTCCTGACCCCCGAGCTTGGTCTGACAGGCGAGACGGTAACGCGCAAGGAAATGCGTTTCTCCTATGTCAGCGCCGGCATCGATGCGCTGATCGGCATCCCTCACGACGCTCTGATCCGGGACCCCTCGCTCTTTATCGAAGCCGTACATCCCGAGGACCGCGCCCGCTATCTTGAAACCTCGCGTCTCGCGACCGCTTCGGGCACGAATTTCGAATGCGAATTCCGCCTGATTCGCCCTGATGGCGAGGTCATCTGGATCCAGGTCCGCTCGGCGCCGCGCGCTTCCGAGGCGGGGCGGATCTGGGACGGGATCATCCTCGACGTCACCCCGGCCCATAAGGCCGCAGAGGCGCTGCGCCGGGCCAAGGAAGACGCCGAGGCCGCCGAACATGCCAAGAGCGATTTCCTCGCCACGATGAGCCATGAGATCCGCACGCCGATGAATTCGGTGATCGGGATGACCCGGCTCGCGCTGCAGACGCAGCTTGATCCCAAACAGCGCGCCTATCTTGGCAAGATCAATGATTCCGCCAATGTCCTGATGGGAATAATCAATGATATCCTCGACTTTTCCAAGATCGAGGCGGGTGGCATGGTGTTGGAGAAATCGGTGTTCCGGCTGGAATCCGTGCTGGAATCGGTCGCATCGGTCACCGCACTCAAGGCCGAGGAAAAGGCGCTGGAATTCACTTTCGTGGTGGCCCCCGGCACGGCGCAATACTGGCGCGGCGATTCCCTGCGGCTGGCCCAGGTTCTTACCAACCTCGTCAGCAATGCGGTGAAATTCACCTCTGACGGCGATGTGGTCGTCTCGATCTGCGCGCTTCCCGAGGCGCCTGCGGGGGTGCATCAGTTGTTCTTCACCGTCAGAGATACCGGGATCGGCCTCAGTCAGGATCAGATCGGCGGGCTCTTTCGCCCCTTCTCCCAGGGGGACAGCGATACCGCCCGCAAATTCGGCGGCACCGGGCTTGGTCTTGCGATCAGCCGGCGCATCGTCGAACTGATGGGCGGTACGATCTGGGTGGAAAGCCGGCCGGGCCATGGCAGCACCTTCTGCTTTACGGTCGAACTAGAACCTGCCGCACCCGAGATTGTCCCCGGGTCTCTGATGCAGATTTCCGCAAGCCTCGGCACAAGGCGCGTGCTGATCGTCGATGATAACGAAACTGCGCGGGTGGCGCTTTCTGAGATCGTTGACAGTTTCGGCATGGATTCGGTCGCGGTCGACAGTGGTGAGGCGGCATTGCGTTTGCTGCACCGCACTCAGACCGGAGACGAGCCCTTCGATATCGTGCTTTCAGACTGGCGTATGCCAGGGATGGACGGGCTGGAACTGGCCCGCGCCATCCGCAGCGACGCGCAGCTGGTGAACATGCCCGCCGTGCTGATGGTGACGGCCTATGGCCACCAGCTCGTGATGGCAGAGGCGACCCGGATCGGCCTGCAGGGCGTGCTGCTCAAGCCGGTGACGCGTTCGATGATCCTCAACACGTTCATGGAGGTGCTGTCGGTCGCTCCGGTCGATGGCTTCAACCGCGCCCCGGAACCAAAGATAACGGAGAACACTGATCTGAAACGGATTCTCGGGGGACGCAAGATCCTCGTCGTCGATGACAATGCCCTGAACCGCGAGGTCGTTGGAGAATTCCTCGACCTCGTCGGGGTGGTGGTCACGACGGCGGAAAACGGGAGCGAAGCCATCGCGAGGATGAAAGAGCACCGGTTTGACGCGGTCCTGATGGATGTGCATATGCCGGTGATGAACGGGCTTGAAGCGATCCGCGAGATCCGCCGCAGCCCGGAATGGTCAAACCTTCCGGTTGTCGCATTGACGGCCCAGGCCAGGGTCGAGGACGAGCGTGAAAGTATCGCAGCCGGCATGAGCGCGCATCTCACCAAACCGCTTGATGAACAGGCCCTGTTCCGCATGCTTTGTGATCTGATCACCGCGACGGATGCGGGGGAAGAATCGGCTCCCTCGCCGGGCTCCCACCCCTCTGCTGCGCCTGCGCCCGCTCTACCCGAATACCGCGCCGATTTGTCTAAACTCCTGCGTCGTTTCGGCGGCTCGCGTGACCGGCTTTTGCGATTTATCAACGGCTTTCTGCGTGACTTCGGAGATATGGCTGAACGGTTCGCAGAGATGAATGTCGAGACGGATATCACCAGGATCGCGGAATTCTCCCATCGGGTGAAGGGGGTGGTCGGCTATGTCGAGGCAGAGAGCCTCTTCGCTATGTCGGGCACGGTCGAGACGGCCGCACGTCAGGGCGATATCGGCGGCGTTCAGGCTGTTTCGGAACATTTCCGGCAGTTGATGGCGGAATGCGTGGCCGGGCTGCGTCAGCTGGCCGCAGAGATGCAGGCTGAGCCGGTGCAAGCGGGTGCGGCAGGTCTGTCGGCCCAGGAGGCCTGGGAACAGCTGGAAATCACCCTGCCGCTGGTCGCGGCCGGTGACTTTGCGGCACGTGCCAATCTGCATGCCCTGGCCGAGGGGCTGACGGATACACATCTGCGAAAGCAGGTAAGGTTCGGGCTGGAACAATTCGAGGATCTGGAGCTGGGACCGGCGATCGTCACACTGCGCGGGGTCAGCGATGCACTCGCCACCACGATGCGGAGGACAGATGCATGA